One Qiania dongpingensis genomic window carries:
- the thrS gene encoding threonine--tRNA ligase: MKITLKDGSVKEYGEPKSVIEIAADLSEGLARAACAGEVDGEAVDLRTVVDKDCSVNILTFNDEEGRAAFRHTTSHIMAQAIKRLYPDVKLAIGPSISDGFYYDIDSEKPLTAEDLEKIEAEMKKIVKEALPLKRFTKPREEAIAFMKEKEEPYKVELIEDLPEDSVISFYEQGEFVDLCAGPHLMTTKPVKAFKLTSIAGAYWRGSEKNKMLTRIYGTAFPKKADLEEYLQRIEEAKKRDHRKLGKELGLFMMSDEGPGFPFFLPKGMVLKNTLLDYWREIHKKNGYVEISSPIILNRHLWETSGHWDHYKENMYTTVIDEQDYAIKPMNCPGGILVYQSEPRSYRDLPLRMGELGLVHRHEKSGQLHGLMRVRCFTQDDAHIFMMPDQIRGEIKDVARLIDEVYSLFGFKYHVELSTRPENSMGSDEDWAMATDALRGALDDLGLDYVVNEGDGAFYGPKIDFHLEDSIGRTWQCGTIQLDFQLPLRFEMEYIGADGEKHRPIMIHRVAFGSIERFIGILIEHFAGAFPTWLAPVQVRVLPISDKYIDYAKKVSDVLEAAGIRVEIDTKSEKIGYKIREAQLQKLPYMLIVGEKEEADGKVSVRSRSDGDEGQKTLEEFLASIQEEIRTKEIKKTKTEK; encoded by the coding sequence ATGAAGATTACATTGAAAGATGGTTCGGTGAAAGAGTATGGTGAACCGAAATCCGTTATTGAGATTGCGGCAGATTTAAGCGAGGGCCTGGCCAGGGCAGCCTGTGCCGGTGAAGTAGATGGAGAGGCCGTGGATCTGAGGACAGTGGTGGACAAGGACTGCAGCGTGAATATCCTGACCTTTAACGATGAAGAAGGAAGAGCGGCTTTCCGTCATACCACCTCCCATATCATGGCTCAGGCCATCAAACGTCTGTATCCCGATGTGAAACTGGCCATCGGCCCTTCCATATCTGATGGATTTTATTATGACATTGACAGTGAGAAGCCCCTTACCGCGGAAGATTTGGAGAAGATCGAAGCGGAAATGAAAAAGATTGTGAAGGAAGCCCTTCCTCTGAAGCGGTTCACAAAGCCCAGAGAAGAAGCGATCGCGTTCATGAAGGAGAAAGAAGAGCCTTATAAGGTGGAGCTGATCGAAGACCTGCCGGAGGACTCTGTCATCAGCTTTTATGAGCAGGGCGAATTCGTTGACCTCTGTGCCGGTCCTCATCTCATGACGACAAAGCCAGTGAAAGCTTTTAAGCTGACCAGTATTGCCGGCGCCTACTGGAGAGGCAGTGAAAAGAACAAGATGCTGACCAGGATTTATGGTACGGCATTTCCCAAAAAGGCAGATTTGGAGGAGTATCTCCAGAGGATTGAAGAAGCGAAGAAGCGCGACCACAGAAAGCTTGGCAAGGAGCTGGGCCTCTTTATGATGAGCGATGAGGGACCCGGTTTCCCGTTCTTCCTTCCCAAAGGAATGGTGCTCAAGAACACTCTGCTGGACTACTGGAGAGAGATCCACAAGAAAAACGGGTATGTGGAGATTTCTTCCCCGATCATATTAAACCGTCATCTTTGGGAGACTTCCGGACACTGGGATCATTATAAAGAGAATATGTACACGACAGTGATCGATGAGCAGGATTATGCCATTAAGCCCATGAACTGCCCCGGCGGGATTCTGGTATATCAGTCGGAGCCCAGGTCTTACCGTGACCTGCCCCTTCGGATGGGAGAGCTGGGCCTGGTACACCGCCATGAAAAATCCGGGCAGCTGCATGGACTCATGCGTGTCCGCTGCTTTACCCAGGACGATGCTCATATCTTTATGATGCCGGATCAGATCCGCGGTGAGATCAAGGATGTTGCCCGCCTGATTGACGAAGTATACAGCCTGTTTGGGTTCAAGTATCATGTGGAACTGTCCACTCGTCCGGAAAACAGCATGGGAAGCGACGAGGATTGGGCGATGGCTACGGACGCACTGCGCGGCGCTCTGGATGACCTGGGCCTTGACTATGTGGTAAACGAAGGCGACGGAGCGTTTTACGGACCCAAGATTGACTTCCATCTGGAGGATTCCATCGGAAGGACCTGGCAGTGCGGAACCATTCAGCTGGATTTCCAGCTTCCTCTTCGGTTTGAGATGGAATACATCGGCGCCGACGGAGAGAAGCACAGGCCCATCATGATCCATCGTGTGGCGTTTGGCTCCATTGAACGTTTTATCGGTATCCTGATCGAGCATTTTGCGGGAGCGTTCCCCACATGGCTGGCCCCTGTACAGGTGCGCGTGCTGCCGATATCCGATAAATATATTGATTATGCGAAAAAGGTATCCGATGTCCTTGAAGCGGCAGGCATTCGAGTGGAGATCGATACGAAATCAGAAAAGATCGGTTATAAGATCCGTGAGGCACAGCTTCAGAAGCTCCCTTATATGCTGATCGTGGGAGAAAAGGAAGAGGCCGACGGAAAGGTATCTGTGAGAAGCCGGTCTGACGGAGATGAAGGACAGAAAACGCTGGAAGAATTCCTTGCATCTATTCAGGAGGAGATTCGGACAAAGGAAATAAAAAAAACGAAAACTGAAAAATAA
- a CDS encoding type IV pilus modification PilV family protein, with protein sequence MKKNIMGQKKKKTDTAGSTMVEVLVAFLIVMIMVVMFSKVIAVSADMLKRSRQMTARYETFNENYYKTENIKRRSAVGGLTLRLSVDTEKTASGNKAKEASLELSKTGLQVYTDTETGLKMYSFRSQEGEPETD encoded by the coding sequence ATGAAAAAAAACATAATGGGACAAAAGAAGAAAAAGACAGATACGGCCGGTTCCACCATGGTGGAGGTGCTGGTGGCTTTCCTTATCGTAATGATCATGGTGGTGATGTTTTCCAAGGTGATCGCGGTATCGGCCGATATGCTGAAACGGTCCCGGCAGATGACCGCAAGGTATGAGACCTTTAATGAGAACTATTATAAAACAGAGAACATAAAACGAAGGTCAGCAGTCGGCGGTCTGACGCTCCGCCTTTCGGTGGATACGGAAAAGACTGCTTCGGGGAACAAGGCGAAGGAGGCCAGCCTGGAGCTTTCGAAGACTGGTCTTCAGGTTTATACGGATACGGAGACCGGTCTCAAAATGTATTCTTTCCGAAGCCAGGAGGGCGAACCAGAAACAGATTAG
- a CDS encoding DUF1540 domain-containing protein: protein MTNLSCSAETCIHNSDKCCCKGEILVDGANAKCCSETCCASFDERVQGCCTNEYETPCHALSVECEAESCVFNESRKCTAKEISIAGHGAKNANHTECASYRSR from the coding sequence ATGACTAATTTGAGCTGTAGTGCGGAAACATGTATTCACAATTCCGACAAATGCTGCTGCAAGGGAGAGATCCTGGTAGACGGCGCAAATGCAAAATGTTGCAGCGAGACTTGCTGCGCCAGCTTTGATGAGCGCGTTCAGGGATGCTGCACCAACGAGTATGAGACACCCTGCCATGCTCTCAGCGTAGAATGTGAAGCAGAGTCTTGTGTCTTCAACGAGTCAAGGAAATGTACGGCTAAGGAGATCTCCATCGCCGGACATGGCGCGAAGAACGCAAACCATACGGAATGT
- a CDS encoding prepilin-type N-terminal cleavage/methylation domain-containing protein, translating to MADKRYHGKADKKRNKRRILRDKGGVTLVELVVAFALLGLFLALSCQVIASCMRVYYQVKGTSYGRQVTETLMDKITGEIEGAQVSIARGTGESEDKTLKIYGDGQVIELYDRTGSHICVTTAHAKDKIRDPENADLSTETYQGDGDQLLLYYYAVFSSTSGAGGSQTKVTRYEAVDWTFDKASYMGYQVEKLRFSQADPTGTVYPKNVIKVELEIKSGRYGSYKAVRYVECYNFSEPADFDKIIDEGGSGGGTDPVEPDTEPTEPSTEIPTEPPTEPSGELEPGGPSDMDFTDGTEDMDPLVKALDIYFSSGWNETQIVDKNGTAGTVYYKVTENNGRKYITVYRCGLDIDKGDLKDFAEAVTGDKNNRLIDINNEILSNNSDSKNILDALGGNYSEEYKQINLYFDTERKKLMGVKYNYHDGQGQKNHWGYYGDYNEEDIPE from the coding sequence ATGGCAGACAAGAGGTATCATGGGAAAGCAGATAAGAAGAGAAACAAAAGGAGGATTCTGAGAGACAAAGGCGGAGTGACCCTTGTGGAGCTTGTGGTGGCTTTTGCGCTTTTAGGTTTGTTTCTTGCGCTCTCCTGCCAGGTCATTGCCTCCTGCATGAGAGTGTATTATCAGGTCAAAGGAACGTCCTATGGACGGCAGGTGACAGAAACCCTGATGGATAAGATCACCGGCGAGATCGAGGGCGCCCAGGTAAGCATTGCCAGGGGGACCGGAGAGAGCGAAGATAAGACTCTGAAAATATACGGGGACGGGCAGGTGATTGAGCTTTATGACAGGACAGGAAGCCACATCTGCGTTACCACGGCCCATGCGAAGGATAAGATAAGGGATCCGGAAAATGCGGATCTCAGTACAGAAACGTATCAGGGAGACGGCGACCAGCTCCTGCTCTATTATTATGCGGTGTTTAGCAGCACATCCGGCGCAGGCGGAAGCCAGACAAAGGTCACCCGCTATGAGGCGGTGGACTGGACTTTCGATAAGGCGTCCTATATGGGATACCAGGTCGAAAAGCTCCGTTTTTCTCAGGCGGATCCGACCGGCACGGTCTATCCGAAAAATGTGATAAAGGTGGAACTTGAAATAAAGAGCGGCCGGTACGGAAGCTATAAGGCTGTCCGATATGTGGAATGTTATAATTTTTCGGAACCGGCGGATTTTGACAAGATCATCGATGAAGGCGGTTCTGGAGGCGGTACGGATCCTGTAGAACCGGATACGGAACCGACGGAGCCTTCGACCGAGATTCCCACAGAACCCCCTACAGAGCCTTCCGGCGAGCTGGAGCCGGGCGGACCTTCTGATATGGATTTCACAGATGGGACAGAGGATATGGACCCGCTTGTAAAGGCCCTTGACATATATTTCAGTTCCGGATGGAATGAGACGCAGATCGTGGATAAAAACGGCACTGCAGGAACGGTATATTACAAGGTCACGGAAAACAATGGAAGGAAATATATCACCGTCTACCGATGCGGCCTTGACATTGACAAGGGGGATTTGAAAGATTTTGCCGAAGCTGTAACAGGCGATAAGAATAACCGGCTGATTGATATCAACAACGAAATTTTGTCCAATAACTCCGACAGCAAAAATATCTTGGATGCTCTTGGAGGAAACTATTCGGAAGAATACAAACAGATAAATCTTTATTTTGATACGGAACGGAAAAAGCTGATGGGCGTGAAGTATAATTACCACGACGGACAGGGACAGAAAAATCATTGGGGTTATTATGGGGACTATAACGAGGAGGACATTCCAGAATAA
- a CDS encoding C-GCAxxG-C-C family protein, which yields MERRPKDGNIVESSRAERAAEFFGQGYNCCQSVFLAFCDKYGIEQETALRLSCSFGGGMGRMRQVCGAVSGMALVCGLETGNTDCRNQQAKTENYETMRRLAEAFRRENGSIVCGELLGLTDAEKKAETSAPSYRTAEYYKKRPCKELVRCAAEILEKEFY from the coding sequence ATGGAGAGAAGACCAAAGGATGGAAATATAGTGGAAAGCAGCCGTGCGGAACGGGCCGCGGAATTTTTCGGTCAGGGATATAACTGCTGCCAGTCTGTGTTCCTTGCCTTTTGTGATAAATACGGAATTGAGCAGGAAACGGCGCTCCGCCTTTCCTGTTCCTTTGGAGGGGGCATGGGCCGGATGCGGCAGGTCTGCGGGGCAGTATCCGGGATGGCACTGGTCTGCGGCCTGGAGACCGGAAACACAGACTGCAGGAATCAGCAGGCAAAGACTGAAAATTATGAAACCATGCGCCGCTTGGCAGAAGCGTTTCGGAGAGAAAACGGGAGCATTGTCTGCGGCGAGCTTCTGGGACTTACGGACGCGGAAAAGAAGGCCGAGACATCGGCGCCGTCTTACCGAACCGCCGAATATTATAAAAAACGTCCCTGCAAAGAACTGGTACGGTGCGCGGCGGAGATTCTGGAAAAAGAATTTTATTAA